A window from Sphingobacterium hotanense encodes these proteins:
- the smpB gene encoding SsrA-binding protein SmpB: MAISSTVNIKNKRASFEFHLLDRYVAGIALLGTEIKSIRQGKANINDSFCAFFEDGLYIRNMHIAEYSFGSFYNHEAKRDRKLLLTKKELKKLREKGEEKGFTIVPLRIFVNERGYAKIEIALAQGKKDFDKRDSIKERESKRELDRAMKR, from the coding sequence ATGGCAATTTCATCAACAGTTAATATAAAAAACAAACGCGCCTCTTTCGAATTCCACTTGTTGGATCGCTATGTCGCAGGTATTGCATTATTGGGAACTGAGATTAAATCCATACGTCAAGGTAAAGCCAATATTAACGACAGTTTTTGCGCATTTTTCGAAGACGGTCTTTACATTCGTAACATGCATATTGCCGAATATTCTTTCGGATCCTTCTATAATCACGAAGCTAAACGCGACAGGAAGCTTCTGTTAACCAAGAAAGAGCTTAAAAAGCTTCGCGAAAAGGGCGAGGAAAAAGGTTTTACGATCGTTCCTCTTCGCATTTTCGTAAATGAACGCGGTTATGCTAAGATAGAGATTGCATTGGCGCAGGGTAAAAAAGACTTCGACAAACGCGATAGCATTAAAGAACGCGAGTCCAAAAGAGAGCTCGACCGCGCTATGAAACGATAG
- a CDS encoding helix-turn-helix domain-containing protein encodes MSGKNLIRALPFSKEKELSTLVENRRAFTLDNFELNIYETYQASSLVPLQFSDMVIINMLKGKKVMHVNDMPAFDYFPGETIVLPASKPMEIDFPEAALQDPTQCTALVVSADKIEQTLNYLNESYPKENKNIQWNLSWENVHFANTSEIASLTDRLFSTMTSSDPLKDVLSDLLFKELLVRIIQQQKLSTVAVSTKEQGSSVLAHLRNYITSNINDKLTIDQLSQHVNMSKASLFRVFKEEVGITPMEMVIQERLNKAKELLRTKLSVKEVCYACGFSDVNYFVRIFRKRENMTPGNYQRRAETIVS; translated from the coding sequence ATGAGCGGAAAAAATCTAATTCGTGCTCTTCCCTTTTCCAAAGAAAAGGAGTTGAGTACTTTGGTTGAAAACAGACGAGCATTTACCCTTGATAATTTCGAATTGAATATTTACGAAACTTATCAAGCAAGCAGTCTTGTGCCGCTGCAGTTCAGTGATATGGTTATTATCAATATGCTGAAGGGCAAGAAAGTCATGCATGTAAATGATATGCCTGCTTTCGATTATTTTCCTGGAGAGACGATTGTATTGCCGGCATCAAAGCCAATGGAGATCGACTTCCCGGAGGCTGCACTGCAGGATCCCACGCAATGCACGGCTTTGGTGGTGTCGGCCGATAAGATCGAACAAACGCTAAATTATCTTAACGAAAGCTATCCGAAAGAGAATAAGAATATCCAATGGAATCTATCTTGGGAGAATGTGCATTTCGCGAATACAAGCGAAATTGCCTCGCTTACAGATCGATTGTTCAGCACGATGACAAGCTCAGATCCGTTAAAGGATGTCTTATCGGATTTGTTGTTTAAGGAGCTTCTAGTGCGTATCATTCAGCAACAGAAGCTTTCAACCGTAGCGGTTTCAACGAAGGAGCAGGGGAGTAGCGTACTAGCACATTTACGAAATTACATTACATCAAATATAAACGATAAACTAACTATTGATCAGCTTAGCCAGCATGTAAATATGAGTAAGGCTAGCTTATTTCGTGTCTTTAAGGAAGAGGTAGGCATTACACCTATGGAGATGGTTATTCAAGAACGTCTGAACAAAGCGAAGGAATTACTACGAACGAAACTCTCTGTGAAAGAAGTCTGTTATGCATGCGGATTTTCCGACGTCAATTACTTCGTACGTATATTCCGCAAGCGGGAAAATATGACTCCTGGGAATTATCAGCGTCGCGCAGAAACTATCGTTTCATAG
- a CDS encoding aldehyde dehydrogenase family protein gives MSALARPSFKERYDNYINGKFEAPSQGKYFDNISPLDGKPFTQVAHSTKEDIDKAVAAAKKAFETWGKTSATERSIILNKIADRIEENLEKIAIVETIDNGKAVRETLNADIPLAIDHFRYFAGVIRAEEGSLSELDANTVSLIVNEPVGVVAQIIPWNFPILMAVWKLAPALAAGCTVVLKPAESTPTSILVLMELIGDLIPAGVINIVNGFGSELGRHLVTHPDINKAAFTGSTATGRLVMQYATENIIPVTLELGGKSPNIFFSSVMDEDDSYLDKAIEGAVLFALNQGEICTCPSRLLIQEDIYDKFIERVVARVNQIKVGDPLDPTVMMGAQASKIQKDKIMSYIKLGKEEGAEVLTGGDENNVGEGLEEGYYIKPTLFKGHNKMRIFQEEIFGPVLAVTTFKDVDEAIAIANDTIYGLGAGVWTRDAHELYQVPRAIQAGRVWVNQYHSYPAGAPFGGYKQSGIGRENHKMMLAHYRQAKNMLISYSKEKLGFF, from the coding sequence ATGAGTGCACTAGCAAGACCATCGTTCAAAGAACGATATGACAATTACATTAATGGAAAATTTGAGGCACCCTCTCAAGGAAAGTATTTTGACAATATTTCTCCCTTAGATGGCAAGCCGTTTACACAGGTTGCTCATTCAACCAAAGAAGACATCGACAAGGCAGTTGCTGCGGCGAAAAAAGCTTTTGAAACTTGGGGTAAAACCTCTGCAACAGAGCGCAGCATCATCTTGAACAAGATTGCTGACCGTATCGAAGAGAACTTAGAGAAAATAGCAATCGTCGAGACGATTGATAACGGAAAAGCAGTTCGCGAGACGCTGAACGCGGATATCCCATTGGCCATTGATCACTTCCGCTATTTTGCGGGTGTTATCCGTGCCGAAGAGGGATCATTATCCGAATTGGATGCGAATACTGTATCGCTGATTGTTAATGAACCGGTAGGCGTCGTTGCGCAGATTATCCCTTGGAACTTCCCAATTTTAATGGCGGTTTGGAAACTAGCTCCAGCACTCGCAGCTGGCTGTACAGTGGTTCTAAAACCGGCAGAAAGCACCCCTACATCTATCCTCGTTTTAATGGAACTAATTGGAGACCTAATCCCTGCAGGTGTCATAAACATCGTGAACGGATTTGGCTCAGAGTTAGGTCGCCATTTAGTTACCCATCCGGATATTAACAAGGCAGCATTTACAGGATCTACGGCAACTGGTCGCCTAGTTATGCAATATGCGACAGAGAATATTATTCCTGTAACACTTGAACTGGGTGGTAAATCACCAAACATCTTTTTCTCTTCGGTCATGGATGAAGATGATTCCTATTTGGATAAAGCCATCGAGGGCGCTGTCCTCTTCGCTTTGAACCAAGGTGAAATCTGTACTTGTCCGTCGAGATTATTGATTCAGGAAGACATCTATGATAAGTTCATCGAACGCGTGGTAGCGCGTGTTAATCAGATTAAAGTAGGTGATCCATTAGACCCTACAGTAATGATGGGTGCTCAGGCTTCGAAAATCCAAAAAGATAAGATTATGTCCTACATCAAATTGGGTAAGGAAGAGGGCGCTGAGGTATTGACAGGAGGTGATGAGAATAATGTGGGCGAAGGACTGGAAGAAGGTTACTACATCAAACCAACCCTTTTCAAAGGACACAACAAGATGCGCATCTTCCAAGAAGAGATCTTCGGACCAGTGTTGGCTGTGACGACTTTTAAAGACGTAGACGAAGCGATCGCCATTGCAAACGACACAATCTACGGCTTAGGTGCCGGCGTTTGGACACGCGACGCCCATGAGCTTTATCAGGTGCCGCGCGCTATCCAAGCCGGACGTGTCTGGGTAAATCAATATCACTCCTACCCTGCAGGCGCGCCATTTGGGGGCTACAAGCAGTCTGGTATAGGCCGCGAGAACCACAAAATGATGTTAGCACACTACCGTCAGGCGAAAAACATGCTGATTTCATACAGCAAAGAAAAACTAGGATTTTTTTAA
- a CDS encoding DUF779 domain-containing protein — MISRIDATDKAKELIKELSEKHGPLMFYQAGGCCEGTQPQCFEKGGFYPRMNDAMIGLVEGYEFWIDRDLFEYWQYSHFTLDVLDGFGPGGFSLETPLGKTFKIHYKLFSEEELKNLEPVVRY; from the coding sequence ATGATTTCAAGAATAGACGCAACAGACAAAGCCAAGGAACTAATCAAGGAATTAAGTGAAAAGCATGGCCCCTTAATGTTCTACCAAGCAGGGGGCTGCTGCGAAGGAACACAACCGCAGTGCTTCGAAAAAGGCGGATTCTACCCGCGCATGAACGACGCTATGATCGGACTCGTCGAAGGATATGAATTCTGGATTGATAGAGACCTCTTCGAATATTGGCAGTACTCCCACTTTACCCTCGATGTACTCGACGGATTTGGACCAGGAGGATTCTCACTAGAAACTCCCCTTGGCAAAACTTTCAAGATCCACTACAAACTGTTCTCCGAGGAAGAACTGAAGAATTTGGAACCGGTGGTCAGATACTAG
- a CDS encoding NADH:flavin oxidoreductase/NADH oxidase — protein sequence MLFKTLPLKNITISNRIVVSPMCQYSAEDGYANNWHLVHLGQFAIGKAGAVIQEATAVSPEGRISYGDLGIWKDEHVEKYSEITAFVKEQGSIPGIQLAHAGRKASTDKPWISRNQFAPDDEHGWQTVSSSAIPYHENDHPPKALSAAEIQQVVKDFADAAERAVQAGYQIIEIHAAHGYLIHQFLSPLVNKRHDEYGGSFENRIRLLMEIVEAIKTTLGDEHSLWIRISAKDWAEGGWDLEQSTALAKRLKEAGVEVIDVSTGGAVHWQKIPVEPGYQVPFASHIKKETGLITGSVGLINSAQQANQIIEDEHADFVLIARAFLRDPHLVYQWAKDLSIDLAWAPQYERAKIE from the coding sequence ATGCTTTTTAAGACTTTACCCCTAAAAAACATCACAATTTCCAATCGTATTGTCGTATCGCCGATGTGTCAGTATTCTGCGGAGGACGGCTATGCTAATAACTGGCACTTGGTGCATTTAGGGCAGTTTGCTATTGGGAAGGCGGGCGCTGTTATTCAGGAGGCTACTGCAGTCAGTCCGGAGGGAAGGATTTCCTACGGTGATTTAGGGATTTGGAAAGATGAGCATGTTGAAAAATACAGCGAGATTACGGCGTTCGTTAAAGAGCAGGGAAGTATTCCGGGGATACAACTTGCGCATGCCGGCAGAAAGGCCAGCACGGATAAGCCTTGGATCAGTAGAAATCAGTTTGCTCCCGACGATGAGCATGGCTGGCAGACGGTCTCTTCCAGTGCAATCCCTTATCATGAAAACGATCATCCTCCGAAAGCTTTAAGCGCAGCGGAGATACAACAGGTTGTGAAAGACTTCGCTGATGCTGCCGAACGGGCGGTGCAGGCGGGTTACCAGATTATCGAAATCCACGCAGCACATGGCTACTTGATCCATCAATTTTTATCCCCGTTGGTTAATAAACGTCATGACGAGTACGGCGGAAGTTTTGAAAATCGCATCCGATTGTTGATGGAAATCGTGGAAGCGATTAAGACTACACTTGGCGATGAGCATTCGCTATGGATCAGGATCTCTGCCAAAGATTGGGCGGAGGGCGGTTGGGATTTAGAACAATCTACCGCATTGGCGAAGCGATTAAAAGAAGCTGGAGTGGAAGTAATCGATGTTTCTACCGGTGGAGCTGTACACTGGCAAAAGATCCCCGTAGAGCCCGGGTATCAGGTTCCCTTCGCGAGCCATATCAAAAAAGAAACCGGCCTAATAACCGGTTCCGTAGGGCTTATCAACTCTGCTCAGCAGGCAAATCAAATTATTGAAGATGAACATGCTGACTTTGTATTAATCGCGAGAGCTTTCTTAAGAGATCCGCATCTCGTATATCAATGGGCTAAAGATTTATCTATCGACTTAGCTTGGGCGCCTCAATATGAGCGCGCAAAGATTGAATAA
- a CDS encoding acyl-CoA thioesterase yields MTVQERIDASETRIAMTVFPFHTNHHDTLFGGKALAMMDEVTFMCGTRFCRKQLVTVSTDKIDFHKAIPSGSIVEAIAKVESIGRTSLKVFVEIYVENMYHDGRELAIQGRFTLVALDDNKKPIPVLEGLDVTD; encoded by the coding sequence ATGACAGTTCAAGAACGTATTGACGCTAGTGAAACACGCATTGCGATGACCGTGTTTCCTTTCCACACAAACCACCATGACACTCTTTTTGGTGGTAAAGCATTGGCAATGATGGATGAGGTTACTTTTATGTGTGGTACCCGCTTTTGCCGTAAACAATTAGTTACCGTTTCGACGGATAAGATCGATTTTCATAAAGCTATTCCTTCTGGAAGTATTGTCGAAGCGATTGCAAAAGTAGAGTCTATTGGTCGTACCAGCTTAAAGGTTTTCGTAGAGATCTATGTAGAGAATATGTACCATGACGGCCGAGAGTTGGCTATTCAGGGACGTTTTACGCTAGTAGCACTCGACGATAATAAGAAGCCTATCCCGGTGTTGGAAGGGCTGGATGTGACGGATTAA
- a CDS encoding MutS-related protein, which produces MSQVFYHNNIKAVRETISSLEKQITRNSFLRLAIMIGGGILVFQLFKTNNIFLVVGTIIGIILLFAYLVFRHSKIERKLQEAKVFLQINENEIKMIEEHQNMYANGSEFEDPKHPYTGDLDVFGQHSLFEKINRCATKDGISSLASWLLKASQREDILARQSASAELSQDPEHLQLFQTKMLFNLGSKVNLRTYIQSYFHDKSMAFGNAFMRLYVPIAPWIFLAGILVSLFVYNIASYLIALAIVHLLWTMSQGGKVSQFSNKIDKIGVSLIAFADAIKLMEDRNYQSELNKELQAQLQLKDGDKKLSSVIRELGQLIDKLDARNNMLVGAILNMLFLWDFKQVMAINKWKDNYQDTIISGFDAISTYEALISLAILCYNFPEWIQPEIKEDFLADKLNAKDVNHPLIDAEKAVANDYRAEDHQIALITGSNMAGKSTFLRTVGINAVLAYAGGVVCAREFSIPIYELVTYMRIKDSLNESTSTFKAELDRMKFILERVEQIPASYFLIDEMLRGTNSVDKYLGSKAIIKKFIGLNGKGMLATHDLQLAEMSKDYPNALKNYHFDIQVQGSEMLFDYKLKDGPCTIFNASLLLKGIGVVVENEN; this is translated from the coding sequence ATGAGTCAAGTATTTTACCACAACAACATAAAAGCAGTTAGGGAAACGATTAGTAGCCTGGAGAAGCAGATAACGCGGAATTCGTTTCTGCGATTGGCCATAATGATCGGCGGAGGGATTTTAGTGTTCCAGCTTTTTAAGACCAATAATATCTTCTTGGTGGTGGGCACTATTATCGGGATTATTCTTCTCTTTGCTTACTTGGTATTTCGGCATAGTAAGATTGAGCGTAAGCTGCAGGAAGCTAAGGTTTTCCTACAGATCAATGAGAATGAGATCAAAATGATTGAGGAGCATCAAAATATGTATGCCAATGGGTCGGAATTTGAAGATCCGAAGCATCCCTATACTGGTGATTTGGATGTATTTGGTCAGCATTCTTTATTTGAGAAGATCAACCGCTGCGCTACTAAAGATGGTATTTCTTCGCTTGCTTCCTGGTTGCTGAAGGCTTCGCAGCGCGAGGATATATTGGCTCGGCAATCGGCATCAGCGGAGTTAAGTCAAGATCCCGAACATCTGCAGTTATTCCAAACGAAGATGCTTTTTAACTTGGGCTCTAAGGTTAATTTAAGGACCTATATTCAAAGTTATTTCCACGACAAGTCAATGGCTTTTGGGAATGCTTTTATGCGCTTGTATGTGCCTATTGCGCCGTGGATCTTCCTTGCGGGCATCCTAGTATCCTTGTTTGTATATAATATCGCTTCCTATTTGATTGCTTTAGCGATTGTTCATTTGCTATGGACGATGAGTCAGGGCGGAAAGGTGAGTCAGTTTTCGAATAAGATTGACAAGATTGGTGTTTCGCTAATAGCTTTTGCGGATGCGATTAAGCTGATGGAAGATAGAAACTATCAGAGTGAGCTCAATAAAGAATTACAAGCACAGCTGCAATTGAAGGATGGGGATAAGAAGCTTTCTTCGGTTATCCGTGAGCTAGGGCAATTGATCGATAAGCTAGATGCTCGAAACAATATGCTGGTCGGTGCAATCTTGAATATGTTGTTCCTATGGGATTTTAAGCAGGTGATGGCAATCAATAAATGGAAGGATAACTATCAGGATACGATAATCTCAGGATTTGATGCGATCAGTACCTACGAAGCTTTAATTTCTTTGGCGATTCTATGCTATAACTTCCCGGAATGGATTCAACCGGAGATCAAAGAAGATTTTCTAGCAGACAAATTGAATGCAAAAGACGTGAATCATCCTTTAATCGATGCGGAGAAAGCGGTTGCTAATGATTACCGTGCTGAGGATCACCAGATAGCTTTGATTACAGGTTCCAACATGGCTGGGAAAAGTACGTTCTTGCGTACAGTAGGGATAAACGCTGTTTTAGCTTATGCTGGAGGGGTGGTTTGCGCTAGGGAGTTTTCTATCCCGATCTACGAATTGGTGACTTATATGCGTATCAAAGATTCGCTGAACGAGAGTACGTCGACCTTCAAGGCGGAGTTGGATCGCATGAAGTTTATTCTGGAACGTGTGGAACAGATTCCTGCGAGTTATTTTCTGATTGATGAAATGCTACGTGGAACAAACTCGGTCGATAAATACTTAGGATCGAAAGCAATTATTAAAAAGTTTATCGGCTTGAACGGTAAAGGGATGTTGGCTACGCATGACCTGCAATTGGCGGAGATGTCGAAAGACTATCCAAATGCTTTAAAGAACTACCATTTTGATATACAGGTCCAGGGTTCGGAGATGTTGTTCGACTATAAGTTGAAGGACGGTCCATGTACCATTTTTAATGCTTCCCTGCTATTAAAGGGTATCGGGGTAGTTGTCGAAAATGAAAATTAG
- a CDS encoding protein-L-isoaspartate(D-aspartate) O-methyltransferase → MAYKFVDNYREQGARKQLVRHLEKRGIDDKRVLNAIGKVPRHFFFDETFWNQAYRDIAFPIGDGQTISQPYTVAYQSQLLHINKGDKVLEIGTGSGYQTCILLELGANVYTIERQENLYQRTIQVLPYMGYKANFFLGDGSKGIPEHGPYDKIIVTAGAPFVPEKMLKQLRLGGLMVIPVGDEKFQKMVTILRVGENDFERIELDTFRFVPLVGDQAW, encoded by the coding sequence ATGGCATACAAGTTTGTAGATAATTATCGGGAGCAAGGCGCTAGGAAGCAACTGGTGAGACACCTGGAGAAGCGGGGGATTGATGATAAGCGGGTGTTGAATGCAATAGGGAAAGTTCCTAGACATTTCTTTTTCGATGAGACTTTTTGGAATCAAGCTTATCGGGATATCGCTTTTCCAATCGGCGATGGGCAGACCATATCACAACCTTATACCGTAGCATACCAAAGTCAGCTTTTGCATATCAATAAAGGCGATAAGGTATTGGAAATAGGTACGGGTTCGGGCTATCAGACCTGTATTCTATTGGAATTGGGAGCAAACGTGTACACCATAGAACGCCAAGAGAATCTTTACCAACGAACGATACAGGTATTGCCGTATATGGGCTATAAGGCTAATTTTTTCTTGGGGGATGGATCTAAGGGGATTCCTGAACATGGTCCTTACGATAAAATCATTGTTACGGCCGGTGCGCCTTTTGTGCCGGAGAAAATGCTTAAACAACTGCGCCTAGGCGGATTGATGGTTATTCCGGTCGGCGATGAGAAGTTTCAAAAGATGGTGACCATTCTACGAGTGGGCGAGAATGACTTCGAGCGTATCGAGCTAGATACCTTCCGTTTTGTGCCGCTTGTCGGCGATCAAGCCTGGTAA